In the genome of Arabidopsis thaliana chromosome 4, partial sequence, the window TCATTTATCAGAAGTGCGTCCAACGCATACTTGTACATTGAGAAGAAGTACATGAAGAGCCAGTACTTGGGAAGACTCTCTTTAGAGATGAAGTAAccagagaacaagaagaaagccGCAAGAAGAATGGTCACTGAAGATGTTCCAGCAATGTAGTTAGGTGCGAGAGAGCTCAagaaaagtacaaaagagTTAGCCATTAGGACAATGATCCAGATTACGAGCACAAAGTAGGCGAGAGCTTGCCATGAAAAGCAGAGTCCTACAAGGAAATAGAGTGAGACAGAGTAGATGATTGCGATGAGTAGCAAGTATGGCAAGAAAACCAAAGTGTTTGCAAGAATGTGAGAGGAGAGTCTGTAGAGTCCGCTTGAGGTTTCTCGGAGAAGAATAGGTCGTTCATCAATGAATATTGGAAGGGTTTGGGTAGTGGAGGAGAGGAGGAATGTGAGGGTGAATGCGAAAAGGCCAAATCGTTTCCTGATTCCTTCTTTGCCAGTTCCGATATTAAGGTAGATAGTGCCTAAGACAAGACCGACTACAAGAGATTCTAAGATGTTTGTTAGAAGCAACTGCCTTGTACGGTATATGATCTTCCAAAACCTGCTAGAGAGAAGGCTTATTTCGGTGATTCTCGAGCTTTTATATCGAacaatgctctgtttttggttctgttttttacTTTCAGGGCAGTGGTCTGGAAGAGCAATGTTGGCGTTTTCGTAGGGATCACGGATGTTCTGAAGTATCTCCATAGCGTACTCAAGAGAATTCAGCTGAGAAGGAACCGTGAATCCCTTGGAGAGCAAGAATGCTTCAAGTAAGTCAAGCCTTCCATGATATACAATGGTTCCTTTAGAAAGGAGTAACACGCGATCGATGAGAGACAGGATCTTGAAGCTAGGTTGGTGTATGGACAAGATCACGATCCTTTCTCTGGACGTCGCAATagatttgagaatttgaacGACATCGAAAGCGGATTTACTGTCTAAACCCGAGGTGGGTTCGTCGAGGAGTAGTACTTCCGGATCATGAAGAAGACTTAGACCAATTGAAACCCTCCTGCGTTCACCACCGGACAAGCCTTGACCTAGTCTTGTATGTGCAAGATGTGTTAGGTTTAGTTCTTTGAGGAGAGAAGCAACGACACTGGAGACTTTTGATAGGTTTTTTGGGAGCAAGAGAGAGGCGGAGAAAGTGAAGGTCTCGGAGACGGTGAGGAGAGGGAAGAAGGTGTCGTGTTGAGGAACGTAGGAGGAGATTTTACGGTAAGAAGAAGGGTTAATAAGGACGGAGTTTAGAAGTATTGAGCCTGAGGTCGGGGAGGTTCTTGCGGCAAGGATATCAAGGAGAGTTGATTTTCCGGCGCCGCTAGGGCCAATAATGGCGAGGATTTGGGAAGGATGAGAGGTGAGAGTGATGTTGCGGAGGATGAAGGAAGGTTGCTCCGCCGTGAGGAGGAGCGGTGAAAGAGGTTTGGCGTAGGAGATGGAAGAGGTGGATAAAGTGTACGACTCCATTTTGAGAGAAATGTTTAAAGGTTGGAGAAGGGAAGTGAGTGTTGTAAAGAGAATTTATTGATGCTTGAGTTTggaatgttttgtattttccaATGAAATTGACAATTTTtcagtctttttttctttcttatttgttttttgaccttttggttaattattttgtcttttctgtCATTTTGAATTTTGCGTTACATAGAACTCATCGAATATAATTGTGGTCAAACGGTGATGTAACCAGGATGCGACAGTAAGACAAGAGAGAGTCAGATATTGAAGAGATCATTAGAGATTCAAGTC includes:
- the ABCG4 gene encoding ABC-2 type transporter family protein (ABC-2 type transporter family protein; FUNCTIONS IN: ATPase activity, coupled to transmembrane movement of substances; LOCATED IN: membrane; EXPRESSED IN: 8 plant structures; EXPRESSED DURING: 6 growth stages; CONTAINS InterPro DOMAIN/s: ATPase, AAA+ type, core (InterPro:IPR003593), ABC transporter-like (InterPro:IPR003439), ABC-2 type transporter (InterPro:IPR013525), ABC transporter, conserved site (InterPro:IPR017871); BEST Arabidopsis thaliana protein match is: ABC-2 type transporter family protein (TAIR:AT5G52860.1); Has 414691 Blast hits to 370855 proteins in 4207 species: Archae - 7263; Bacteria - 323847; Metazoa - 10017; Fungi - 7500; Plants - 6067; Viruses - 21; Other Eukaryotes - 59976 (source: NCBI BLink).), with translation MESYTLSTSSISYAKPLSPLLLTAEQPSFILRNITLTSHPSQILAIIGPSGAGKSTLLDILAARTSPTSGSILLNSVLINPSSYRKISSYVPQHDTFFPLLTVSETFTFSASLLLPKNLSKVSSVVASLLKELNLTHLAHTRLGQGLSGGERRRVSIGLSLLHDPEVLLLDEPTSGLDSKSAFDVVQILKSIATSRERIVILSIHQPSFKILSLIDRVLLLSKGTIVYHGRLDLLEAFLLSKGFTVPSQLNSLEYAMEILQNIRDPYENANIALPDHCPESKKQNQKQSIVRYKSSRITEISLLSSRFWKIIYRTRQLLLTNILESLVVGLVLGTIYLNIGTGKEGIRKRFGLFAFTLTFLLSSTTQTLPIFIDERPILLRETSSGLYRLSSHILANTLVFLPYLLLIAIIYSVSLYFLVGLCFSWQALAYFVLVIWIIVLMANSFVLFLSSLAPNYIAGTSSVTILLAAFFLFSGYFISKESLPKYWLFMYFFSMYKYALDALLINEYSCLHNKCLVWFEEASVNSCLVTGGDVLDKNGLHERQRWFNVYMLLGFFVLYRVLCFLVLLKRVSGSKR